CGGCAGCCGGGGAATGTGGACATTCTTGTCCACCTTCCCGTCTTCCCGCAGGTAGAAGCACTTCCGAGTGCAGTGCAGGTTTCCCGAGCCGGGCCACCGCTCATTGTGCGGCCTCAGTCTCCTCCGGATATAACCCCCGAGCACGTAGATCCCGTTGCTCATGGCCACGGCACCAGACCAGTAGCACTCGTTATCCAGGAACACTTGGCTCCACAGATCCGTGCCGATATCGTAGATCAGGATCTTCCGGGAGGCATACCACGAGCCCACGGAATCCGTGACCCCGCCAATCAGGTACAGCCTGTTGTTTAAAACCACCGAGGCGAAGTGGCTGAGGGAGAAGGGCATCCTGGCGATGGGCCTCCAGCACCTCTCCGTCAAGTCGAAGCTCTCGGCTGTGTCGAGGTAATCCTCGTATCTGCACCAGCCCCCCACGGCAAAGAGCTTCTGACCCCAAGCCAGGAACCCGTGGGACGCCCGGGCCACAGACATGGACGGGAGTCGGGCCCATTGGTTCCTCAAGGGGCTGTACTCGTGCAAAGTGTTCGAGTACGTGTCGTCTGTGTGGACTCCGCCCGTGACGTACAGCTTGTCCCCCACAGCCACGCAACGGGCGCAGTAGAAGCATTTCAGAAGGGGCAGCTTTTCCCACGTCTCCGTCTGCGGGTCAAAACAGGCCACCTGAAAATCCTTGGTTTTCAGCTCGGGCCCCTCCATATTGAAGAGGTCCACGCACACAATGCAGGTGTTGTACATGCCTCGCCTCAAGCCGCCGCTCTCCTGTAGCCTCTCTTGCCGGTTGAGGCGCTTCCACCTCAGACGGAGGTCCCGGAAGCCTATCGACTCCGACTGGACCTCCTTCAGCTCTTCTTGGGTCAGCAGCGGGAGGCGGACGCAACTCAGCAGCTGCCCGAGGAATGAGAGACGGCTGGTCCCTTGGGCTGTCACCCACCGCCACACGGCCTTGTAGACCACGAGCTCCGAAGCGACCGACAGGCTATCCAAGGAGATGATGCTGACCACCGTGCTGGGGTTCAAGTTGAGGAAACTTTTGTCTTCCAGGGAGAGCCGCTTGAAATGCATGACCACCAGGCTCTTGGCTTGCTGAAAGAGAGCTGGATCGTTGTGTGCGTAGCCCAGTTCATACAGGCATAGGCAGTTCTCCACGGAAATCCGTTCTAAGAGAAACCTCGGGGAAGAAACGGGAACAGGAAAGACACTACTGGTTACGTGACAACAGCCAACCCTGACACCAAAACACCCAGGGACCAACTTGTATGATAGTTTAATTGGACCCAAGTTGTGCTCATCTAAGGTAAGGACCACCCCCCCAAGAAGCTCATGGGGAATCAGCATAGCTGCAAAAAAGACTTCCTCAgctgtggttcctcagtggaacaggcttcctcgggaggtggtaagctctccttccctggaggtttttaagaagaggttagatggccatctgtcagcaatgctgattctataaccttaggcagatgatgagagggaaggcatcgtggccatcttctgggcatggagtaggggtcaccaggggtgtgtgtgtgggggaggagttgtgaatttcctgcattgtgcagggggttggactagatgatcctggtggtcccttccaactctatgattctatgacttacaAAAACCTGGCACAAGATAGGAGTGGCTCCCCTCTGCTGGGCCAGCTTCTTGTATCTTTGGTCTAGGATAGTAGATGGGGTAGTAGGAATATACCACATGAgctggactgactcaataaaggaagccacagccttcagtttgcaagacctgagcaaggctgttaaggatgtgtgtgtgtaaagtgccttcaagtcgcagctgacttatggcgaccccttttggggttttcatggcaagagactaacagaggtggtttgcataggatgtcattaattcataatAACATAGATCATGATGCGtatccatgttagtctgtcaatagcagtagaaaagggcaagaatccagtagcatcttaaagactaacaaaatttctggcagggtatgagctttcatgagctgcaCCTCACaaaggctcataccctgccagaaattttgttaaggccctactggactcttgctcttttctactcataGTAAGATAGCTCCAGTGCGTCCTATTCTTTGCATCACATTCAAGAAGAATTGCCGTAAAGGTTGGTTTTGGTTGACAGGAGACTAAAACCAACAGATCTCCTTCTATTCCTCCTGGTGGCAGTGGTGAAAAGTCTTGGTTGGCTTCAGGTGTGGGGTGCAAGCCTAGAACAAGATACTTCTCGCTGAGAACTGGTAATTTGAATACtagacgtatggtgaccccataagttCATTCAAGCTCTTATCTTTGTTTTCTAGCGAGTGCTCCGTTTTGTGCTCCGTTTTGGGGcattctaattttatttattttacttattacttctttggtgaccctatagggctttcaaggcaagagatgtttgaaagtggtttgccattgtcttcctctgcatgggctgagacgGCTCTGAGAGGACCATGACTGGCCTAGCaggtttcacgtggaggagcggggaatcgaacctgtttctccagattagagtttgctgctcttaaccactacatcactctggctcttaCTAGGGGGGAATGCGTGCAAGCAAAACGGAGACGCCCCCAGAGGGTAATTTGCCACAGTTACCTGGAACAGCTTTCTAGCAGTGGGAGGATCTGGAGCCTGCTGGCGGCCACAAAGATGTCTTGAGCCATCTCCGGCAAGAGCGCGATCTCCTCCGTGTAGCAATAGTTCACCACCGTTTGGAGAACGGCAGGATCCATCTCCTTCAGTAGAACCTCGCCTTCCTGTGACTCTCGGAAGGGGCTGGAGAACATGGCTCGGAAGTATGGATTGACGGCCGCGAGGAGCATcctgggggaggcagaaaaaCCGAGAGAGGTTCCTACCCTGA
This portion of the Euleptes europaea isolate rEulEur1 chromosome 19, rEulEur1.hap1, whole genome shotgun sequence genome encodes:
- the LOC130491753 gene encoding kelch-like protein 21; translation: MEESSSSLRMTYNKPPLSGASTEGNNESAAEQSEDDLEDEPKPLDHYIREGLKQLHQEQLLCDTTIVAGGERFPCHRMLLAAVNPYFRAMFSSPFRESQEGEVLLKEMDPAVLQTVVNYCYTEEIALLPEMAQDIFVAASRLQILPLLESCSRFLLERISVENCLCLYELGYAHNDPALFQQAKSLVVMHFKRLSLEDKSFLNLNPSTVVSIISLDSLSVASELVVYKAVWRWVTAQGTSRLSFLGQLLSCVRLPLLTQEELKEVQSESIGFRDLRLRWKRLNRQERLQESGGLRRGMYNTCIVCVDLFNMEGPELKTKDFQVACFDPQTETWEKLPLLKCFYCARCVAVGDKLYVTGGVHTDDTYSNTLHEYSPLRNQWARLPSMSVARASHGFLAWGQKLFAVGGWCRYEDYLDTAESFDLTERCWRPIARMPFSLSHFASVVLNNRLYLIGGVTDSVGSWYASRKILIYDIGTDLWSQVFLDNECYWSGAVAMSNGIYVLGGYIRRRLRPHNERWPGSGNLHCTRKCFYLREDGKVDKNVHIPRLPIELAGAAVVRWKHRIYVLGGENTYLYNDLEGEAEEYYNTVYYWEPGDSKWTLCKDRLPYTGWGLSGFGCTTMKFPKKPILELFRKTSVALTAMEVVKP